One Nostocoides sp. HKS02 genomic window carries:
- the coaD gene encoding pantetheine-phosphate adenylyltransferase — protein sequence MTRRCVCPGSYDPVTLGHADVIRRAAALYDEVVVAVLHNPAKHGTFTPDERRDLILDGCGDLANVRVELFADRLLVDVCRDVEASAIVKGLRGGTDFAYELPMALMNRHLTGVETVFLPGDPRFEHISSSLVKEVARYGGDTSGLVSDRVRDALAERLHRARER from the coding sequence GTGACCAGACGGTGCGTGTGTCCCGGCTCCTACGACCCCGTGACGCTTGGCCATGCCGATGTCATCCGGCGGGCTGCGGCGCTCTACGACGAGGTCGTCGTCGCCGTGCTCCACAACCCGGCCAAGCACGGCACCTTCACCCCCGACGAGCGCCGTGACCTGATCCTCGACGGGTGTGGCGACCTCGCCAACGTCCGGGTCGAGCTGTTCGCCGACCGCCTCCTCGTCGACGTATGCCGCGACGTCGAGGCGAGCGCGATCGTCAAGGGCCTGCGTGGCGGGACCGACTTCGCCTACGAGCTGCCGATGGCCCTGATGAACCGGCACCTCACCGGCGTCGAGACGGTCTTCCTGCCCGGCGACCCCCGGTTCGAGCACATCTCCAGCTCGCTGGTGAAGGAGGTCGCCCGCTACGGCGGCGACACCTCCGGGCTGGTCAGCGACCGGGTGCGAGACGCCCTCGCGGAGCGCCTCCACCGCGCGCGGGAGCGTTGA
- a CDS encoding hemerythrin domain-containing protein, translating to MTTYDIPRPTEGDVVELILDDHRLFESLLRDLRDATADREAAREALATVLIAHGEAEEAKVYAQLNRKRAITKGEAEHGEEEHAEGNEKLLALLECKGTDTQKFDDAVEELATALNHHIGEEEQTILNPAKTEVSEQVRQELGAAWATMRNQLLDEGAGSISNVRGIVAKAHREGLLPADDEGEEK from the coding sequence ATGACCACCTATGACATTCCCAGGCCCACCGAGGGTGACGTCGTCGAGCTCATCCTCGACGACCACCGGCTGTTCGAGTCCCTGTTGCGCGACTTGCGCGACGCCACGGCCGACCGCGAGGCGGCCCGCGAGGCCCTGGCCACCGTCCTCATCGCGCATGGCGAGGCCGAGGAGGCCAAGGTCTACGCCCAGCTCAACCGCAAGCGGGCCATCACCAAGGGCGAGGCCGAGCACGGGGAGGAGGAGCACGCCGAGGGCAACGAGAAGCTCCTCGCGCTCCTGGAGTGCAAGGGCACCGACACGCAGAAGTTCGACGACGCGGTGGAGGAGCTGGCCACCGCCCTCAACCACCACATCGGCGAGGAGGAGCAGACCATCCTCAACCCCGCCAAGACCGAGGTGTCCGAGCAGGTCCGCCAGGAGCTCGGGGCCGCGTGGGCCACCATGCGCAACCAGCTCCTCGACGAGGGCGCCGGGTCGATCAGCAACGTCCGCGGGATCGTCGCGAAGGCCCACCGAGAGGGCCTGCTGCCCGCGGACGACGAGGGCGAAGAGAAGTAA
- a CDS encoding Fe-S cluster assembly protein HesB: MLTLTENASTIVKTLVEQNLPTQDAGLRFSQLDGQESALTVETAEQALPGDQVVEQAGAKVFLDETAAVALGDQILDADVDDTGSVQFSITPAVAPTA; encoded by the coding sequence ATGCTCACCCTCACCGAGAACGCCAGCACGATCGTCAAGACCCTGGTCGAGCAGAACCTGCCGACGCAGGACGCCGGACTCCGGTTCAGCCAGCTCGACGGACAGGAGAGCGCCCTCACCGTCGAGACCGCCGAGCAGGCGCTGCCCGGCGACCAGGTCGTCGAGCAGGCCGGCGCCAAGGTCTTCCTCGACGAGACGGCCGCCGTCGCCCTGGGTGACCAGATCCTCGACGCCGACGTCGATGACACCGGCTCCGTGCAGTTCAGCATCACCCCCGCGGTGGCCCCCACCGCCTGA
- the rsmD gene encoding 16S rRNA (guanine(966)-N(2))-methyltransferase RsmD, protein MTRIISGRAGGMRLSTPAGSGTRPTSDRVREALFSRLEHLEVLLGARVVDLYAGSGALGLEAASRGAATVLLVESDKAAAKVTRQNAEALGIPGTTVRHATVQRVLATTPAQPQTLVFLDPPYELTEEALAADLAALVDHEWLAPEALVVVERSSRSPEPAWPEALELEGERRYGETKVWFAGPRMPDVVA, encoded by the coding sequence GTGACGCGGATCATCAGTGGGCGGGCCGGCGGCATGCGACTGTCCACCCCGGCCGGGTCCGGCACGAGGCCGACCAGCGACCGGGTCCGCGAAGCGCTGTTCTCCCGGCTGGAGCACCTCGAGGTGCTCCTCGGCGCACGCGTCGTCGACCTGTATGCCGGGTCCGGTGCCCTGGGACTCGAGGCTGCCAGCCGCGGGGCCGCGACCGTCCTGCTCGTGGAGTCGGACAAGGCAGCCGCCAAGGTGACCCGCCAGAACGCCGAGGCACTCGGCATACCGGGGACTACGGTGCGGCACGCGACCGTCCAGCGGGTCCTGGCCACCACGCCCGCACAGCCGCAGACGCTGGTGTTCCTCGACCCGCCGTACGAGCTCACGGAGGAGGCGCTCGCCGCGGACCTGGCCGCGCTGGTCGACCACGAGTGGCTGGCACCCGAGGCGCTGGTCGTGGTCGAACGGTCGTCGCGGTCGCCGGAGCCGGCCTGGCCGGAGGCGCTGGAGCTGGAGGGGGAGCGCCGCTACGGCGAGACGAAGGTCTGGTTCGCCGGGCCGCGCATGCCCGACGTCGTGGCCTGA
- a CDS encoding alpha/beta fold hydrolase, with product MLLAHDDEGSGPAVVLLHAGVADRRMWDAITPALAHTFRVIRPDLRGFGETPMPAEEYADADDVDALLASLGVTDAAVVGSSFGGRVAMELAMLHPARVSSLVLLCAAYRGLEPTESVRTFGAEEDRLLEAGDVGGAVDLNVRTFLGPEAGVAARELLTQMQRRAFDVQIAADQAVPGPAPRRVEVDPTAIAVPTLTVSGAHDLDHFRSVARHLAEQIPGAEHVELEWAGHLPAMERPDAVLALLLDVLRDDPTVHAP from the coding sequence ATGCTGCTCGCGCATGACGACGAGGGGTCGGGTCCCGCGGTCGTGCTGCTCCACGCCGGGGTCGCCGACCGCCGGATGTGGGATGCCATCACGCCGGCGCTGGCACACACCTTCCGGGTGATCCGACCGGACCTGCGCGGGTTCGGAGAGACGCCGATGCCGGCCGAGGAGTATGCCGACGCCGACGACGTGGACGCACTGCTCGCGTCGCTCGGGGTCACCGATGCCGCCGTGGTCGGGTCGTCGTTCGGGGGGCGGGTGGCGATGGAGCTGGCCATGCTGCACCCGGCTCGCGTCTCGTCGCTCGTGCTGCTCTGTGCCGCCTACCGTGGACTGGAGCCCACCGAGTCGGTGCGGACCTTCGGTGCTGAGGAAGACCGGCTCCTCGAGGCCGGCGACGTCGGCGGTGCGGTCGACCTCAACGTCCGCACCTTCCTTGGCCCCGAGGCCGGGGTCGCGGCGCGCGAGCTCCTGACCCAGATGCAGCGCCGGGCGTTCGACGTGCAGATCGCCGCCGACCAGGCCGTTCCAGGCCCCGCGCCGCGCCGCGTCGAGGTCGACCCCACCGCCATCGCCGTGCCCACGCTCACGGTGTCCGGGGCGCATGACCTCGACCACTTCCGCTCGGTCGCGAGACACCTGGCCGAGCAGATCCCCGGCGCGGAGCACGTCGAGCTCGAGTGGGCCGGCCACCTCCCGGCCATGGAGCGCCCCGACGCGGTGCTGGCCCTGCTGCTCGACGTGCTGCGCGACGACCCGACGGTGCACGCCCCCTGA